The following are encoded together in the Gordonia insulae genome:
- a CDS encoding MBL fold metallo-hydrolase, whose product MSPQDVSVSDTYTGDLSESPVPQRRTLDSATIVKLSVGPMDNNVYVITSRQTGDQLVIDAANDADRVLEVVRELPGTPRLIFTTHRHFDHWQALEAVVSGLGVPTAAGRLDADELPVTPDRLIDDVDTVAVGDLTFEAIHLVGHTPGSIALALTDGDTVHLFTGDCLFPGGIGKTWEPGDFETLLQDVSTKVFDRFGDSTVVYPGHGKDTTLGAERPALPEWRERGW is encoded by the coding sequence ATGAGCCCACAGGATGTTTCTGTCAGCGACACCTATACCGGCGACCTGTCGGAGTCACCCGTCCCGCAGCGTCGGACCCTCGACTCCGCGACGATCGTGAAGCTGTCGGTCGGACCGATGGACAACAACGTCTACGTCATCACCTCCCGGCAGACCGGCGACCAGCTCGTCATCGACGCGGCGAACGACGCCGACCGTGTCCTCGAGGTGGTCCGCGAGCTCCCCGGGACACCCCGGCTCATCTTCACCACACATCGCCACTTCGACCACTGGCAGGCACTCGAGGCAGTCGTCTCGGGACTCGGGGTCCCGACCGCCGCCGGCCGTCTGGACGCGGACGAACTACCGGTCACCCCGGACCGCCTGATCGACGACGTCGACACCGTCGCGGTGGGCGACCTCACGTTCGAGGCCATCCACCTGGTCGGCCACACGCCCGGCTCGATCGCCCTCGCGCTGACCGACGGCGACACCGTGCATCTGTTCACGGGTGACTGTCTGTTCCCCGGTGGCATCGGCAAGACGTGGGAACCCGGTGACTTCGAGACATTGCTCCAGGACGTCTCCACCAAGGTCTTCGACCGCTTCGGGGATTCGACCGTCGTCTATCCGGGACACGGCAAGGACACCACACTCGGTGCCGAGCGCCCCGCCCTTCCGGAGTGGCGCGAGCGGGGCTGGTGA
- a CDS encoding HelD family protein, whose product MSSTETQVDSRITEEQDHLDLVYARLDRMRANTQRRLSTTLREAGGTPQARSERESYERMYTDDLAKFDAAEHNLYFGRLDLDDGEIRRIGRIGVLDDDATDTTLLLDWRAPLSRPFYLATPAAPEEVDRRRHVRTRSRRVRAVNDEYLTLGDASPDDVGHGDVVNENALVAALNAARTGEMTDIVETIQREQDLIIRSPHRGVTVIQGGPGTGKTAVALHRAAYLLYTHRDILSRSGILIIGPNDDFLTYIGQVLPSLGESGVLLSTVGDMYPGVHAAATETRHAAAVKGDLRMVDLLKRAVRARQSLPSKPVPVDFDTYQVMIDSDLIKAARAKARSSRRAHNLAQPVFIRAALDGLAQAHARTIGSSLLDGTQLLSGADIADIRTEMSQDGEIRRALLMYWPTLGPQEMLRELYADPTAIRKASPGWSDTDRAGLQRDSPAPQRDGSDLTPADVPLLDELAELIGYGTDDAERTERERWRRQLADAQDALDILTGSAPQDLEDELDPEILMAYDLIDAEQLAARQTETQRLTTAERAHGDRNWAFGHVIVDEAQELSAMAWRMVMRRIPNRWMTIIGDTAQTGDLAGTRSWGDVLTPYVADRWHLRELTVNYRTPAEIMTYATRVLAQISPTQSPPTSLRSNGIEPVAIRTDAAKRGQIALRAATRPELSGLSAVIVPDDLYDDVVAATEDIDSPPRILTVGACKGLEFDNTVVVEPSAIIADSPLGYSDLYVALTRATQRLTVIHADDLPDELADMTNAAPDTW is encoded by the coding sequence GTGAGTTCGACAGAGACCCAGGTCGATTCACGGATCACCGAAGAGCAGGACCACCTCGATCTGGTCTACGCACGCCTCGATCGCATGCGCGCCAACACCCAACGCCGCCTGTCGACGACCCTGCGCGAGGCCGGTGGCACCCCACAGGCGCGGTCCGAACGCGAGTCGTATGAGCGGATGTACACCGACGACCTCGCCAAGTTCGATGCGGCCGAACACAATCTGTACTTCGGGCGCCTCGACCTCGACGACGGCGAGATCCGCCGTATCGGTCGCATCGGCGTCCTCGACGACGATGCCACGGACACAACTCTGCTGTTGGACTGGCGCGCACCCTTGTCGCGGCCGTTCTATCTCGCGACCCCGGCAGCGCCCGAGGAGGTGGACCGTCGACGGCACGTCCGCACCCGCAGTCGTCGGGTCCGCGCGGTCAACGACGAGTACCTCACCCTGGGCGACGCATCCCCGGACGACGTGGGCCACGGCGACGTCGTCAACGAGAACGCGCTCGTCGCCGCGCTGAACGCGGCCCGCACCGGTGAGATGACCGACATCGTGGAGACGATTCAGCGCGAGCAGGATCTGATCATCCGGTCACCGCATCGGGGCGTCACCGTCATCCAGGGCGGCCCGGGCACCGGCAAGACCGCGGTGGCCCTGCACCGCGCGGCCTACCTGCTGTACACCCATCGGGACATCTTGTCGCGCAGCGGCATCCTGATCATCGGACCCAACGACGACTTCCTCACCTACATCGGCCAGGTGCTGCCCTCGCTGGGTGAGTCGGGCGTGCTGCTGTCCACCGTGGGCGACATGTACCCCGGTGTGCACGCCGCGGCGACCGAGACGCGGCACGCCGCCGCGGTCAAGGGCGATCTGCGCATGGTCGATCTGCTCAAACGTGCGGTGCGCGCGCGGCAGTCGTTGCCGTCCAAGCCGGTTCCGGTGGACTTCGACACCTACCAGGTCATGATCGATTCGGATCTGATCAAGGCGGCGCGGGCCAAGGCCCGCAGTTCCCGCCGCGCCCACAATCTCGCGCAACCCGTCTTCATCCGGGCGGCACTCGACGGTCTCGCGCAGGCGCACGCCCGCACCATCGGCTCCAGCCTCCTCGACGGCACCCAGTTGCTCAGTGGCGCCGACATCGCCGACATCCGCACCGAGATGAGCCAGGACGGCGAGATCCGCCGCGCGCTGCTGATGTACTGGCCGACGCTCGGTCCGCAGGAGATGTTGCGGGAGCTCTACGCGGATCCAACGGCGATCCGCAAGGCCTCGCCCGGCTGGTCGGACACCGATCGTGCCGGATTGCAGCGTGATTCGCCTGCCCCGCAACGCGATGGTAGTGACCTGACCCCGGCCGACGTCCCGCTGCTCGACGAGCTCGCCGAACTGATCGGCTACGGCACCGACGATGCCGAGCGTACCGAGCGTGAGCGGTGGCGGCGTCAGCTCGCCGACGCTCAGGATGCCCTGGACATCCTCACCGGTTCGGCTCCGCAGGACCTCGAGGACGAGCTGGACCCGGAGATCCTGATGGCGTACGACCTGATCGACGCCGAACAACTCGCCGCCCGCCAGACCGAGACCCAGCGGCTGACCACCGCGGAACGCGCACACGGCGACCGCAACTGGGCGTTCGGCCATGTGATCGTCGACGAGGCGCAGGAGCTGTCCGCGATGGCCTGGCGGATGGTGATGCGGCGCATACCCAATCGCTGGATGACGATCATCGGCGACACGGCGCAGACCGGCGACCTGGCGGGTACGAGATCGTGGGGCGATGTGCTCACGCCCTACGTCGCCGACCGATGGCATCTGCGCGAGCTGACCGTGAACTACCGCACGCCGGCCGAGATCATGACCTATGCGACCCGGGTGCTGGCTCAGATCAGTCCGACGCAGTCCCCGCCGACGTCGTTGCGAAGCAACGGCATCGAGCCGGTGGCCATTCGCACCGATGCCGCCAAGCGCGGGCAGATCGCCCTCCGCGCGGCCACCCGACCCGAGCTGTCCGGACTGAGCGCGGTCATCGTTCCCGACGACCTCTACGACGACGTGGTCGCCGCGACGGAGGACATCGATTCGCCACCGAGGATTCTCACCGTGGGTGCGTGCAAGGGCCTGGAGTTCGACAACACCGTGGTGGTGGAGCCGTCGGCGATCATCGCCGACTCCCCGCTGGGCTACTCGGATCTCTACGTCGCCCTGACCCGTGCCACGCAGCGGCTCACGGTGATCCACGCCGACGATCTCCCCGACGAACTCGCCGACATGACGAACGCGGCCCCCGACACCTGGTAG
- a CDS encoding DoxX family protein, which produces MLIRRIARPMLATVFVASGIDALRNPGPRAEMSRDLVDKSVEALPNSVTDSVPTEPITLVRINGAVQVGGGILLATGKFPRIASLGLAGSLIPTTLAGHAFWEETDPEAKARQRTQFLKNVSLLGGLLIAAVDTEGKPSIAWRGRQKASAASHAIAAALPAGVAASDSTWETIRERSAEGAHVLGERSADAAEVVRHRAPEIAEAARERSVEAAEVIRHRAPEIAEAAREYSSEAAELIRHKAPELAEAAQKKSVGFADAAQKHSAEFAALAQKRSEKAAKAAKKAQKKSDKATKVAQKRAGKAADQIKDRAPELAEAARDRSADVADRIRQRAPEVADEIVARANAAADEVTARANAAKDKATEGAEEGRRRWRKARS; this is translated from the coding sequence ATGTTGATCCGCCGAATTGCCCGGCCCATGCTGGCCACCGTCTTCGTCGCGTCGGGCATCGACGCCTTGCGTAACCCGGGGCCGAGGGCCGAGATGTCCCGCGACCTCGTCGACAAGTCGGTGGAGGCATTGCCCAACAGCGTCACCGACAGCGTGCCCACCGAACCCATCACCCTCGTCCGCATCAACGGAGCGGTCCAGGTCGGCGGCGGAATCCTGTTGGCCACGGGCAAGTTCCCCCGGATCGCATCGCTCGGCCTCGCCGGCTCACTGATTCCGACCACACTGGCCGGACATGCCTTCTGGGAAGAGACCGACCCCGAGGCCAAGGCCCGTCAGCGCACGCAGTTCCTCAAGAACGTCAGCCTTCTCGGCGGTCTGCTCATCGCGGCGGTCGACACCGAGGGCAAGCCCTCGATCGCCTGGCGTGGACGGCAGAAGGCCTCCGCGGCCAGCCATGCGATCGCCGCCGCCCTGCCGGCAGGCGTCGCGGCATCCGACTCGACATGGGAGACCATCCGCGAGCGGTCGGCCGAAGGCGCCCACGTCCTGGGCGAGCGCTCCGCGGATGCGGCCGAGGTCGTCCGGCACCGCGCACCCGAGATCGCCGAGGCGGCCCGCGAGCGGTCCGTCGAAGCGGCCGAGGTCATCCGCCACCGCGCACCCGAGATCGCCGAGGCGGCCCGCGAATACTCCAGCGAGGCGGCCGAACTGATCCGCCACAAGGCGCCGGAGCTGGCCGAGGCCGCGCAGAAGAAGTCCGTCGGGTTCGCCGACGCGGCCCAGAAGCACTCCGCCGAGTTCGCGGCCCTCGCACAGAAGCGTTCGGAGAAGGCGGCCAAGGCCGCCAAGAAGGCCCAGAAGAAGTCGGACAAGGCCACCAAGGTGGCGCAGAAGCGTGCCGGCAAGGCCGCCGACCAGATCAAGGACCGCGCCCCCGAACTCGCGGAAGCCGCGCGCGATCGGTCGGCCGACGTCGCCGACCGCATCCGGCAGCGTGCACCCGAGGTGGCCGACGAGATCGTGGCGCGCGCGAACGCCGCCGCCGACGAGGTCACCGCCCGCGCGAACGCCGCGAAGGACAAGGCGACCGAAGGTGCCGAGGAGGGCCGGCGGCGCTGGCGGAAGGCCCGCTCATAG